A single window of Rhizobium indicum DNA harbors:
- the lgt gene encoding prolipoprotein diacylglyceryl transferase, whose amino-acid sequence MPTAADLLAIMPFPDIDPIAFSIGPLAIHWYGLAYVAGILLGWAYARRIAANDSLWPGNVSPISKTQLDDFIVWAALGVVLGGRLGYIFFYDLPAVLRSPVRALEIWNGGMSFHGGLTGTTIAMILFARRNAIPVWSLFDIVAAVVPFGLFFGRIANFINGELWGRLTDVPWAVVFPTGGPFARHPSQLYEAGLEGIVLLLVLAAFVYGLRALKSPGFITGVFVCGYALSRIFVEFFREPDAQLGYLLGTNWLTMGMVLSSPMILLGLWAMLRARRQAALQL is encoded by the coding sequence TTGCCGACAGCAGCCGATCTCCTTGCCATCATGCCTTTCCCGGATATCGATCCGATCGCCTTTTCGATCGGTCCGCTGGCGATTCACTGGTACGGTCTCGCTTACGTCGCCGGCATCCTGCTCGGCTGGGCCTATGCGCGCCGCATCGCCGCCAATGACAGTCTCTGGCCCGGCAACGTCTCGCCGATATCAAAGACGCAGCTCGACGATTTCATCGTCTGGGCAGCGCTTGGCGTCGTCCTCGGCGGTCGTCTCGGCTATATTTTCTTCTATGATCTCCCCGCCGTCCTGCGCAGTCCCGTCCGTGCGCTGGAGATCTGGAATGGCGGCATGTCCTTCCACGGCGGTCTGACCGGCACGACGATCGCGATGATCCTCTTTGCCCGCCGCAACGCCATCCCGGTCTGGAGCCTGTTCGACATCGTCGCCGCCGTCGTTCCCTTCGGCCTGTTCTTCGGCCGCATCGCCAATTTCATCAATGGCGAACTGTGGGGCCGGTTGACCGACGTGCCCTGGGCCGTGGTCTTCCCGACCGGCGGTCCCTTCGCCCGCCATCCGAGCCAGCTTTACGAAGCCGGCCTCGAAGGCATCGTTCTGCTCCTGGTGCTGGCCGCCTTCGTCTATGGCTTGCGCGCGCTGAAAAGCCCCGGCTTCATTACAGGCGTCTTCGTCTGCGGTTATGCGCTGTCACGCATCTTCGTCGAATTCTTCCGCGAGCCTGATGCCCAGCTCGGTTACCTTCTCGGCACGAACTGGCTGACCATGGGCATGGTGCTCTCCTCCCCGATGATCCTGCTTGGCCTCTGGGCGATGCTGCGGGCTCGCCGCCAGGCTGCGCTGCAGCTCTGA